Proteins encoded by one window of Inmirania thermothiophila:
- a CDS encoding NAD(P)H-hydrate dehydratase: MEAIDPQLRLYTAAEVRALDRHAIEACGIPGYTLMRRAGEAAWRVLARRWPDAAQVTVLCGAGNNAGDGYVLAARARACGRAVRVMALVEPERLRGDATHAWRAWREAGGGVEPFDPARLEGVVVDALLGTGLDRDLAGAWAQAVAAVNASGRPVLALDIPSGLDADTGAVRGAAVRADATVTFVGLKRGLFTAAGPDHAGEVRLARIGVPDEAYAAVGGGIPRLAGTGLGRRRRGAHKGEHGHVLVVGGNHGMAGAALLAGEAAARAGAGLVTVATRPEHVAALVAARPELMAVGVEDGGALTPLLARATVVAVGPGLGRDAWAQTMLEAVLADGGPRVVDADALNLLAGRSLRRDDWVLTPHPGEAARLLGCATEAVQRDRFAAAEAIRARHGGVTVLKGAGTVVAGPAGLALAATGNPGMASGGMGDVLTGVIAGLAAQGLGLEEAARAGVWLHGRAGDLAAAEGGERGLLARDLMPWIRGLANP; the protein is encoded by the coding sequence ATGGAGGCGATCGACCCGCAGCTCAGGCTCTACACCGCGGCCGAGGTGCGTGCCCTGGACCGGCACGCCATCGAGGCCTGCGGTATTCCCGGCTACACCCTCATGCGGCGGGCCGGGGAGGCGGCCTGGCGCGTGCTGGCGCGGCGGTGGCCGGACGCGGCGCAGGTGACCGTGCTCTGCGGCGCCGGCAACAACGCCGGCGACGGCTACGTCCTCGCGGCGCGGGCGCGGGCCTGCGGCCGTGCGGTGCGGGTGATGGCGCTGGTGGAGCCGGAGCGGCTGCGGGGGGATGCGACCCATGCCTGGCGGGCCTGGCGCGAGGCCGGGGGCGGGGTCGAGCCCTTCGATCCCGCGCGTCTGGAGGGGGTGGTCGTCGACGCCCTCCTCGGCACCGGCCTCGACCGGGACCTCGCCGGGGCCTGGGCGCAGGCGGTGGCGGCGGTCAACGCCTCGGGCCGCCCCGTCCTCGCCCTCGACATCCCCTCGGGGCTCGACGCCGACACCGGCGCGGTGCGCGGCGCGGCGGTCCGCGCCGACGCCACCGTGACCTTCGTCGGCCTCAAGCGGGGGCTGTTCACGGCGGCGGGGCCGGACCACGCCGGCGAGGTGCGCCTCGCCCGCATCGGCGTGCCCGACGAGGCCTACGCCGCCGTCGGCGGCGGCATCCCGCGCCTTGCCGGCACCGGTCTCGGGCGGCGCCGGCGCGGCGCGCACAAGGGGGAGCACGGGCACGTCCTGGTGGTGGGCGGCAACCACGGCATGGCCGGGGCGGCGCTGCTCGCGGGGGAGGCGGCGGCGCGGGCGGGTGCCGGGCTGGTGACGGTGGCGACGCGGCCGGAGCACGTGGCGGCGCTGGTGGCGGCGCGCCCGGAGCTCATGGCGGTGGGGGTGGAGGACGGCGGGGCCCTCACGCCGCTGCTTGCGCGGGCCACGGTGGTGGCGGTGGGGCCGGGCCTCGGCCGCGACGCCTGGGCGCAGACGATGCTCGAGGCGGTGCTCGCCGACGGCGGGCCCCGGGTGGTGGACGCCGACGCCCTCAACCTCCTCGCCGGGCGGTCCCTGCGCCGCGACGACTGGGTCCTCACGCCCCATCCGGGGGAGGCGGCGCGGCTGCTCGGCTGCGCCACGGAGGCAGTGCAGCGGGACCGCTTCGCCGCCGCCGAGGCGATCCGGGCCCGCCACGGCGGGGTGACGGTGCTCAAGGGCGCGGGCACCGTAGTGGCGGGCCCCGCCGGGCTCGCCCTCGCCGCGACGGGCAACCCCGGCATGGCGAGCGGGGGCATGGGCGACGTGCTCACGGGGGTCATCGCGGGGCTTGCGGCGCAGGGCCTCGGGCTGGAGGAGGCGGCGCGCGCCGGGGTCTGGCTGCACGGCAGGGCGGGAGACCTCGCGGCCGCCGAAGGCGGCGAGCGCGGCCTCCTGGCGCGCGACCTGATGCCGTGGATCCGCGGCCTCGCCAATCCGTGA
- the hflC gene encoding protease modulator HflC, with protein MARIQSLGVAAVLALVATVWFAAFTVDERERAILFQLGEIVRTDFSPGLHFKIPVVQNVRKFDARIQTLDAKPERFLTVEKKNVIVDAFVKWRIRDVGRYYTAVAGDAFQAGLRLDQLIKDGLRSEFSKRTIQEVVSGERAQVMSIITENANREAAKMGIEIVDVRIKRVDLPPEVSSSVFRRMESERARVAREFRSRGAEAAERIRADADRQRTIILAEAFRDAEAIRGEGDAEAARIYAEAFGEDPEFYALYRSLAAYRRIFRDERDVLVLKPDSDFFRYFGDSLGGAGGR; from the coding sequence ATGGCGAGGATCCAGTCGCTGGGGGTGGCCGCGGTCCTCGCGCTCGTGGCGACGGTGTGGTTCGCCGCCTTCACCGTGGACGAGCGCGAGCGTGCGATCCTCTTCCAGCTCGGCGAGATCGTGCGCACCGACTTCTCGCCGGGGCTGCACTTCAAGATCCCGGTGGTGCAGAACGTGCGCAAGTTCGATGCCCGCATCCAGACCCTGGACGCCAAGCCCGAGCGCTTCCTCACGGTGGAGAAGAAGAACGTGATCGTGGACGCCTTCGTCAAGTGGCGCATCCGCGACGTCGGGCGCTACTACACGGCGGTGGCCGGGGACGCCTTCCAGGCGGGGCTGCGCCTCGACCAGCTCATCAAGGACGGGCTCCGCAGCGAGTTCAGCAAGCGTACGATCCAGGAGGTGGTCTCCGGCGAGCGGGCGCAGGTGATGAGCATCATCACCGAGAACGCCAACCGCGAGGCGGCCAAGATGGGGATCGAGATCGTGGACGTGCGCATCAAGCGCGTGGATCTGCCGCCGGAGGTCTCGAGCTCGGTCTTCCGCCGCATGGAGTCGGAGCGCGCCCGCGTCGCCCGCGAGTTCCGCTCGCGCGGCGCCGAGGCCGCCGAGCGCATCCGCGCCGACGCCGACCGCCAGCGCACCATCATCCTCGCCGAGGCGTTCCGGGACGCCGAGGCGATCCGCGGCGAGGGCGATGCCGAGGCGGCGCGCATCTACGCCGAGGCCTTCGGCGAGGATCCGGAGTTCTACGCCCTCTACCGCAGCCTCGCGGCCTACCGGCGCATCTTCCGCGACGAGCGCGACGTGCTGGTGCTCAAGCCCGACTCGGACTTCTTCCGCTACTTCGGCGACTCCCTGGGTGGGGCCGGGGGCCGCTGA
- a CDS encoding DUF2065 domain-containing protein, with protein MGTRLLEALGLVLVIEGLLPFVSPRGYRAAVASLAALDDRRLRLAGLVAMAAGALLVRLV; from the coding sequence GTGGGGACACGGCTGCTGGAGGCGCTGGGCCTCGTCCTCGTCATCGAGGGGCTGCTGCCCTTCGTCAGCCCCCGCGGCTACCGCGCCGCGGTGGCGAGCCTCGCCGCCCTCGACGACCGCCGCCTGCGTCTTGCGGGGCTCGTGGCCATGGCGGCCGGGGCGCTGCTCGTGCGTCTGGTGTGA
- the tsaE gene encoding tRNA (adenosine(37)-N6)-threonylcarbamoyltransferase complex ATPase subunit type 1 TsaE — protein sequence MHLRLADEAATRRAGAALAAALAPGAVLHLSGDLGAGKTTLVAGLLAALGHPGPVRSPTYTLVEPYEAGGLRLLHLDLYRLADAEELEFLGIRDLADGRAVLLVEWPQRGAGHLPAPDLVLRLAHRAQGRDLVAEAQTPLGERLVAALVQAAAAES from the coding sequence GTGCATCTTCGCCTCGCCGACGAGGCGGCCACGCGTCGCGCCGGGGCGGCCCTCGCGGCTGCGCTCGCGCCGGGGGCGGTGCTCCACCTCAGCGGCGACCTCGGTGCGGGCAAGACCACCCTCGTCGCCGGGCTGCTGGCCGCCCTCGGCCACCCGGGGCCGGTGCGCAGCCCCACCTACACCCTGGTGGAGCCCTACGAGGCGGGGGGGCTGCGGCTCCTGCACCTCGACCTCTACCGCCTGGCGGATGCGGAGGAGCTGGAGTTCCTGGGGATCCGCGACCTCGCCGACGGCCGTGCGGTGCTGCTCGTGGAGTGGCCGCAGCGCGGGGCGGGGCACCTGCCGGCGCCGGACCTCGTCCTGCGGCTGGCGCACCGGGCGCAGGGCCGGGACCTCGTCGCCGAGGCGCAGACCCCGCTGGGGGAACGCCTTGTGGCGGCGCTGGTTCAGGCGGCCGCGGCGGAATCCTGA
- the hflK gene encoding FtsH protease activity modulator HflK: protein MGWNDPGDGRRDPWGGGGGEQGPPDLDEVVRRLQARLGRVFGRGGRGGGIGRGGAGGILGVIVVALVVWGLSGIYIVDEGKRGVVLRFGAYRATTLPGPHWHIPYPVERVELVDVERRRFVEVGYRSGVGGRGGGSVPAEALMLTADENIVDIRLAVQYQVSDPRKYLFSVRDPDETLKQATESAVREIVGRSRMDFVLTEGRAEVATRVRELLQTILDGYDTGLRVTNVTLQDAQPPEEVQAAFADAIKAREDEQRLKNEAEAYANEIIPKARGAAARQLEEAAAYREEVIARAQGEVQRFRKLLEEYRRAPDVTRERLYLETIEAVLANAGKVVLDTEGAGMPLIYLPVDRMLGQQGADGVAPVVPQGSAGGQGSESRRRDVRERERLRSGRTR from the coding sequence ATGGGATGGAACGACCCCGGTGACGGGCGCCGCGACCCCTGGGGTGGCGGTGGCGGGGAACAGGGGCCGCCGGACCTCGACGAGGTGGTGCGGCGGCTGCAGGCCCGCCTCGGGCGCGTCTTCGGACGAGGCGGCCGCGGCGGCGGCATCGGCCGCGGCGGGGCGGGCGGCATCCTCGGCGTGATCGTCGTCGCCCTCGTGGTCTGGGGGCTGTCCGGGATCTACATCGTGGACGAGGGCAAGCGCGGTGTGGTGCTGCGGTTCGGGGCCTACCGCGCGACGACCCTGCCGGGACCGCACTGGCACATCCCCTACCCGGTGGAGCGGGTCGAGCTGGTGGACGTGGAGCGGCGCCGCTTCGTCGAGGTGGGCTACCGCTCCGGGGTGGGCGGCCGCGGCGGCGGCTCGGTGCCGGCCGAGGCGCTCATGCTCACCGCGGACGAGAACATCGTCGACATCCGCCTCGCCGTGCAGTACCAGGTCAGCGACCCGCGCAAGTACCTCTTCAGCGTGCGCGACCCCGACGAGACGCTCAAGCAGGCCACGGAGAGCGCGGTCCGCGAGATCGTCGGGCGCAGCCGCATGGACTTCGTCCTCACCGAGGGGCGGGCCGAGGTGGCGACGCGCGTGCGCGAGCTGCTGCAGACGATCCTCGACGGCTACGACACCGGGCTGCGGGTGACCAACGTCACCCTCCAGGATGCGCAGCCGCCCGAGGAGGTGCAGGCGGCGTTCGCCGACGCCATCAAGGCGCGCGAGGACGAGCAGCGGCTCAAGAACGAGGCCGAGGCCTACGCCAACGAGATCATCCCCAAGGCCCGCGGCGCGGCGGCGCGGCAGCTCGAGGAGGCGGCCGCCTACCGCGAGGAGGTGATCGCGCGCGCCCAGGGCGAGGTGCAGCGCTTCCGCAAGCTGCTCGAGGAGTACCGGAGGGCCCCCGACGTCACCCGCGAGCGGCTCTATCTCGAGACCATCGAGGCCGTGCTGGCCAACGCCGGCAAGGTGGTCCTCGACACCGAGGGTGCCGGGATGCCGCTCATCTACCTCCCCGTCGACCGGATGCTCGGGCAGCAGGGGGCGGATGGCGTGGCGCCGGTCGTGCCGCAGGGCTCGGCCGGTGGGCAGGGCAGCGAGTCGCGCCGCCGCGACGTGCGCGAGCGGGAGCGGCTGCGCAGCGGGAGGACGCGCTGA
- a CDS encoding N-acetylmuramoyl-L-alanine amidase, protein MRVRRLWAALLMLAAVSATAAPVPVKGLRLWAAPESTRLVFDLDAPLEHTVFTLRDPERVVIDLEGARLAASVPLPVAEDAFVRVLRVGERKGGTLRVVADLKRQARVRSFLLPPNPPYGHRLVVDLLTPERKVVAQASAPSEALRDIVVAVDAGHGGDDPGAIGHGRLREKDVVLAIARRLVARLEAEPGMRAFLVREGDYYVGLRERFEIARRARADLLVSIHADAFRDRSARGASVFVLSRRGASSEAAKWLADQENAADQIGGVSLEDKDETLRRVLLDLSQTGSLEASIDAARRVLQRLGRAGRLHSREVQRAGFVVLKAPDVPSMLVETGFITNPSEARRLRDPRHQERIAQAIAEGLVDYFRSRPPPGTRWAATHHVIRRGETLAEIARRYRVSVDDLRAANDLRGDLIRVGRVLRIPGAAVPN, encoded by the coding sequence ATGCGCGTGCGACGCTTGTGGGCGGCGCTTCTGATGCTGGCGGCGGTCTCGGCGACGGCCGCCCCCGTCCCGGTCAAGGGGCTGCGGCTGTGGGCCGCGCCCGAGAGCACGCGCCTCGTCTTCGACCTCGACGCCCCGCTGGAGCACACCGTCTTCACCCTGCGCGATCCGGAGCGGGTCGTCATCGACCTCGAGGGGGCGCGGCTGGCGGCGTCGGTGCCCCTGCCGGTGGCCGAGGACGCCTTCGTCCGGGTGCTTCGCGTGGGGGAGCGGAAGGGGGGCACGCTGCGGGTGGTGGCCGATCTCAAGCGGCAGGCGCGGGTGCGCAGCTTCCTCCTGCCCCCGAACCCGCCCTACGGCCACCGCCTGGTCGTCGACCTCCTCACGCCGGAGCGCAAGGTGGTGGCTCAGGCCTCGGCGCCGTCCGAGGCGCTGCGCGACATCGTGGTGGCGGTGGACGCCGGCCACGGCGGCGACGATCCCGGCGCCATCGGCCACGGCCGGCTGCGCGAGAAGGACGTCGTCCTCGCCATCGCCCGCAGGCTGGTGGCGAGGCTGGAGGCCGAGCCGGGGATGCGGGCCTTCCTCGTGCGCGAGGGCGACTACTACGTCGGCCTGCGCGAGCGCTTCGAGATCGCCCGCCGCGCGCGCGCCGACCTCCTGGTCTCCATCCACGCCGACGCCTTCCGCGACCGCAGCGCGCGCGGCGCCTCGGTCTTCGTCCTCTCGCGCCGGGGGGCGAGCTCCGAGGCCGCCAAGTGGCTGGCGGACCAGGAGAATGCGGCGGACCAGATCGGCGGCGTGAGCCTCGAGGACAAGGACGAGACCCTGCGCCGGGTGCTCCTGGATCTGTCCCAGACCGGCAGCCTCGAGGCCAGCATCGATGCCGCCCGGCGGGTGCTGCAGCGGCTGGGGCGGGCGGGGAGGCTGCACAGCCGCGAGGTGCAGCGGGCGGGCTTCGTCGTCCTCAAGGCCCCGGACGTGCCCTCGATGCTGGTGGAGACGGGCTTCATCACCAACCCGTCCGAGGCGCGCCGGCTGCGGGACCCGCGTCACCAGGAGCGCATCGCGCAGGCCATCGCCGAGGGCCTCGTGGACTACTTCCGCAGCCGGCCGCCGCCGGGCACGCGGTGGGCGGCGACCCACCACGTCATCCGTCGCGGCGAGACCCTGGCCGAGATCGCCCGCCGCTACCGGGTGAGCGTCGACGACCTGCGGGCGGCCAACGACCTGCGCGGCGACCTCATCCGCGTCGGCCGCGTGCTGCGCATCCCCGGGGCGGCTGTGCCCAACTGA
- the hflX gene encoding ribosome rescue GTPase HflX, whose translation MSRRRNEAVPSALFERPRSGERALLVHVDLGSETRRELLEELRELARSAGAEPVGEVTGRRREPDPRYFIGAGKAEEVRAQAAATGAELILVNHALSPSQERNLERLVGVRVLDRVGLILDIFAQRARTFEGKLQVELAQLRHLSTRLVRGWTHLERQKGGIGLRGPGETQLETDRRMIRERMRQISARLERVRARREQGRRARRRAELPVAALVGYTNAGKSTLFNRLTGEGVHAADQLFATLDPTLRRIELGRGRPLLVADTVGFIRHLPHELVAAFRSTLEETAQASVLIHVIDASAAEREDQAAQVEAVLEEIGAADVPQVEVYNKIDRLGLAPRLEEDPARGRLRVWLSARTGAGLDLLREVLARQVAAERVRGRLALPAGAGRLRARLFALGAVCGERVRDDGGWELEIDLERSHYERLRRREGLPEARTG comes from the coding sequence GTGAGCCGGCGCCGGAACGAGGCCGTCCCCAGCGCGCTCTTCGAGCGGCCGCGCAGCGGCGAGCGGGCCCTGCTCGTCCACGTCGATCTCGGCAGCGAGACGCGGCGGGAGCTGCTGGAGGAGCTGCGCGAACTCGCCCGTTCCGCGGGCGCCGAGCCGGTGGGTGAGGTCACGGGGCGGCGGCGCGAGCCGGATCCGCGCTACTTCATCGGCGCCGGCAAGGCGGAGGAGGTGCGTGCCCAGGCGGCGGCCACCGGCGCCGAGCTCATCCTCGTCAACCACGCCCTCAGCCCCAGCCAGGAGCGCAACCTCGAGCGGCTCGTGGGGGTGCGCGTGCTCGACCGCGTGGGGCTGATCCTCGACATCTTCGCCCAGCGCGCGCGCACCTTCGAGGGCAAGCTGCAGGTGGAGCTCGCCCAGCTGCGCCACCTCTCCACCCGGCTGGTGCGCGGCTGGACCCACCTCGAGCGGCAGAAGGGCGGCATCGGTCTGCGCGGGCCCGGCGAGACGCAGCTCGAGACCGACCGGCGCATGATCCGCGAGCGCATGCGCCAGATCAGCGCCCGGCTCGAGCGGGTGCGGGCCCGGCGCGAGCAGGGCCGGCGGGCGCGGCGGCGTGCGGAGCTGCCGGTGGCGGCCCTCGTGGGCTACACCAACGCCGGCAAGTCCACCCTCTTCAACCGGCTCACCGGGGAGGGGGTCCACGCCGCCGACCAGCTCTTCGCCACCCTCGACCCCACCCTGCGTCGCATCGAGCTGGGGCGGGGGCGGCCGCTGCTCGTGGCCGACACCGTCGGCTTCATCCGCCACCTGCCCCACGAGCTGGTGGCCGCCTTCCGCTCGACCCTGGAGGAGACCGCGCAGGCCTCGGTGCTGATCCACGTCATCGACGCCAGCGCGGCCGAGCGCGAGGACCAGGCGGCGCAGGTGGAGGCGGTGCTGGAGGAGATCGGCGCCGCCGACGTGCCGCAGGTGGAGGTCTACAACAAGATCGACCGTCTGGGGCTCGCGCCGCGGCTGGAGGAGGATCCCGCGCGGGGGCGGCTGAGGGTGTGGCTGTCGGCGCGCACCGGCGCCGGCCTCGATCTCCTGCGCGAGGTTCTCGCGCGGCAGGTGGCCGCGGAGCGGGTGCGGGGGCGGCTGGCGCTGCCCGCCGGGGCGGGGCGGCTGCGGGCGCGGCTCTTCGCCCTCGGCGCGGTCTGCGGCGAGCGGGTGCGCGACGACGGCGGCTGGGAGCTGGAGATCGATCTCGAGCGCAGCCACTACGAGCGTCTGCGCCGCCGCGAGGGGCTGCCGGAGGCGCGAACCGGCTAG
- the queG gene encoding tRNA epoxyqueuosine(34) reductase QueG yields MDPHRLAEDIRRWARELGFAGAGFARAPRPADLARLDAWLAAGRHGAMEWMARHRALRADPAALHPGTRTIISVRMHYTPPTAAPAQAVLADPRRGYISRYALGRDYHKVLRGRLRALARRIEAAAGRFGHRAFVDSAPVLEKPLAREAGLGWIGRHSNLVHPREGSLFVLGELYTDLELPADPPFARDHCGRCTACIDACPTGAIVAPYQVDARRCISYLTIELRGPIPEPLRRPLGNRIFGCDDCQLVCPWNRFARTAAVADFDPRHGLDAPALTALFAWDEATFLARTEGSALRRTGYEGWLRNVAVALGNAPPDPAVAAALRARADHPSALVREHVAWALREQARRRGAPPAG; encoded by the coding sequence ATGGACCCGCACCGGCTCGCCGAGGACATCCGCCGCTGGGCCCGCGAGCTCGGCTTCGCGGGGGCAGGCTTCGCGCGCGCCCCGCGCCCCGCCGACCTCGCCCGTCTCGACGCCTGGCTGGCCGCCGGCCGCCACGGCGCCATGGAGTGGATGGCGCGCCACCGCGCCCTGCGTGCCGACCCGGCCGCCCTCCACCCCGGCACCCGCACCATCATCAGCGTGCGCATGCACTACACCCCGCCGACCGCGGCGCCGGCGCAGGCGGTGCTCGCCGACCCGCGCCGCGGCTACATCAGCCGCTACGCCCTCGGCCGCGACTACCACAAGGTGCTGCGCGGCCGCCTGCGGGCGCTGGCGCGGCGCATCGAGGCGGCCGCGGGACGGTTCGGGCACCGCGCCTTCGTGGACAGCGCGCCCGTCCTGGAGAAGCCCCTGGCGCGGGAGGCCGGCCTCGGCTGGATCGGCCGCCACAGCAATCTCGTCCACCCCCGGGAGGGGTCGCTGTTCGTTCTCGGCGAGCTCTACACCGACCTCGAGCTGCCCGCCGACCCCCCGTTCGCGCGCGACCACTGCGGACGCTGCACCGCCTGCATCGACGCCTGCCCCACCGGGGCCATCGTCGCCCCCTACCAGGTGGACGCCCGCCGCTGCATCAGCTACCTCACCATCGAGCTGCGCGGTCCCATCCCGGAGCCACTGCGCCGCCCCCTGGGCAACCGCATCTTCGGCTGCGACGACTGCCAGCTCGTCTGCCCCTGGAACCGCTTCGCGCGCACCGCGGCGGTGGCCGACTTCGACCCCCGCCACGGCCTCGATGCACCGGCGCTGACCGCCCTCTTCGCCTGGGACGAGGCGACCTTCCTCGCCCGCACCGAGGGCAGCGCCCTGCGCCGCACCGGCTACGAGGGCTGGCTTCGCAACGTCGCCGTCGCCCTCGGCAACGCCCCGCCGGACCCGGCGGTGGCGGCGGCGTTGCGCGCCCGCGCCGACCATCCCTCGGCGCTGGTGCGCGAGCATGTCGCGTGGGCCCTTCGCGAGCAGGCACGAAGGCGCGGCGCCCCGCCGGCCGGGTAG
- the hfq gene encoding RNA chaperone Hfq, with protein MSKAQSLQDPFLNTLRKERIPVSIYLVNGIKLQGQIESFDQYVVMLKNSVSQMIYKHAISTVVPSRNVRLHLGQGGGEQGED; from the coding sequence ATGTCCAAGGCCCAGTCGTTGCAGGATCCCTTCCTCAACACCCTGCGCAAGGAGCGCATCCCGGTCTCCATCTACCTCGTCAACGGCATCAAGCTGCAGGGGCAGATCGAGTCCTTCGACCAGTACGTGGTGATGCTGAAGAACAGCGTCAGCCAGATGATCTACAAGCACGCCATCTCCACGGTGGTGCCCTCCCGCAACGTGCGCCTGCATCTCGGCCAGGGCGGCGGTGAGCAGGGCGAGGACTGA
- the mutL gene encoding DNA mismatch repair endonuclease MutL — MSPPRIRLLPPELVNQIAAGEVVERPASVVKELVENALDAGARTVQVDVEEGGVRRVRVRDDGCGMSREELVLALERHATSKIARLEDLERVATLGFRGEALPAIASVSRLVLTSRAAGAATAWRLEGAARDPVPAAHPPGTTVDVRDLFHNTPARRKFLRSTRTELGHVELAVRRVALAREDVTLTLRHDGRLLLHAPAAADEAGRARRLAALMGEAFAEGAVWVEREQAGVRLWGWLGRPEQAHGRSDLQHLLVNGRAVRDRLLVAAVRRGYEDVLHHARQPAFLLYLEMDPAEVDVNVHPAKLEVRLRRPGAVYELVAQTVRTALARPAVPVQAPPVRVPSGAPVQAPPAAPVQPGLALGVREAAAVYGAPEGPAAVAEGAAPALPPLGRPLGQIHGVYLVAESARGLILVDIHAAHERITYEALREAHRRGGVPSQQLLVPVVVEVGRRRAELAEAHAEALAALGLELGRVGPERVVVRRVPALLAGADAAALARDVLEGLAEAGDAGALLRAVDEVLATMACHGSVRAGRRLEPAEQEALLRAMERTERAGHCSHGRPTWRELSLEELDRLFLRGR; from the coding sequence GTGAGCCCGCCCCGCATCCGTCTCCTGCCGCCCGAGCTGGTCAACCAGATCGCCGCCGGCGAGGTGGTGGAGCGTCCCGCCTCGGTGGTCAAGGAGCTCGTGGAGAACGCCCTCGACGCCGGTGCGCGCACGGTGCAGGTGGACGTGGAGGAGGGCGGCGTGCGGCGGGTGCGCGTGCGCGACGACGGCTGCGGCATGAGCCGCGAGGAGCTCGTGCTCGCTCTCGAGCGCCACGCCACCAGCAAGATCGCCCGCCTCGAGGACCTGGAGCGGGTCGCGACCCTGGGCTTTCGGGGCGAGGCGCTGCCCGCCATCGCCTCGGTCTCGCGGCTCGTGCTCACCTCGCGCGCCGCCGGGGCGGCCACCGCCTGGCGTCTGGAGGGCGCGGCGCGCGATCCGGTGCCGGCGGCGCATCCGCCCGGGACCACGGTGGATGTGCGCGACCTCTTCCACAACACGCCGGCGCGGCGCAAGTTCCTGCGCAGCACCCGCACCGAGCTCGGCCACGTGGAGCTTGCGGTCAGGCGCGTCGCGCTCGCGCGCGAGGACGTCACCCTCACCCTGCGCCACGACGGGCGGCTGCTGCTGCACGCCCCGGCGGCGGCCGACGAGGCGGGGCGCGCGCGCCGCCTCGCCGCGCTCATGGGCGAGGCCTTCGCCGAGGGGGCGGTGTGGGTGGAGCGCGAGCAGGCCGGGGTGCGCCTCTGGGGCTGGCTGGGACGGCCCGAGCAGGCCCACGGGCGCTCCGACCTCCAGCACCTTCTGGTGAACGGGCGCGCCGTGCGCGACCGCCTGCTGGTGGCGGCGGTGCGCCGCGGCTACGAGGACGTGCTGCACCACGCCCGCCAGCCGGCCTTTCTCCTCTACCTGGAGATGGATCCCGCCGAGGTGGACGTCAACGTCCATCCGGCCAAGCTCGAGGTGCGGCTGCGCAGGCCGGGCGCGGTCTACGAGCTGGTGGCGCAGACCGTGCGCACGGCGCTGGCGCGCCCGGCGGTGCCGGTGCAGGCCCCGCCCGTGCGCGTCCCGTCCGGCGCCCCCGTGCAGGCGCCACCCGCCGCGCCCGTGCAGCCGGGACTGGCTCTCGGCGTGCGCGAGGCCGCGGCCGTCTACGGCGCGCCGGAGGGCCCCGCGGCGGTCGCCGAGGGGGCGGCGCCGGCGCTGCCGCCGCTCGGGCGGCCCCTGGGCCAGATCCACGGCGTCTATCTCGTCGCCGAGTCGGCCCGCGGGCTGATCCTGGTGGACATCCATGCCGCCCACGAGCGCATCACCTACGAGGCCCTGCGCGAGGCGCACCGCAGAGGCGGGGTGCCGTCGCAGCAGCTCCTCGTGCCGGTGGTGGTGGAGGTGGGGCGGCGCCGCGCGGAGCTCGCCGAGGCGCACGCGGAGGCGCTCGCCGCGCTGGGCCTGGAGCTCGGCCGCGTGGGGCCGGAGCGGGTGGTGGTGCGGCGGGTCCCGGCGCTCCTTGCGGGTGCGGATGCGGCGGCGCTCGCCCGCGACGTGCTCGAGGGGCTCGCCGAGGCGGGCGATGCGGGCGCGCTGCTGCGCGCCGTGGACGAGGTGCTGGCGACCATGGCCTGCCACGGCTCGGTGCGGGCGGGGCGGCGGCTCGAGCCCGCCGAGCAGGAGGCGCTGCTGCGGGCCATGGAGCGCACCGAGCGCGCCGGCCACTGCAGCCACGGCCGCCCCACGTGGCGCGAGCTTTCCCTGGAGGAGCTGGACCGGCTCTTCCTGCGGGGGCGGTGA